One Heteronotia binoei isolate CCM8104 ecotype False Entrance Well chromosome 20, APGP_CSIRO_Hbin_v1, whole genome shotgun sequence DNA segment encodes these proteins:
- the SOCS1 gene encoding suppressor of cytokine signaling 1: MVAHSSVTPENARASELRRHLEPPARDPSWPRIPRSLASPDTHFHAFRSQADFGIIVRASAMLEACGFYWGPLSVSTAHEKLRREPVGTFLLRDSRQKNCFFTISVKMASGPTSIRVIFQAGRFSLDGSKDDFDCLFKLLEHYVTSTRKVLVTPLRKVRMRSLQELCRKSIMTALGTENLSRVPLNPVLKDYLASFPFKL; encoded by the coding sequence ATGGTAGCACACAGCAGTGTGACGCCCGAGAATGCCAGAGCATCAGAGCTGCGGCGGCATCTGGAGCCACCTGCACGGGACCCTTCCTGGCCCCGAATCCCCCGCAGCCTGGCCAGCCCCGACACCCACTTCCACGCCTTCCGCTCCCAGGCGGACTTCGGCATCATCGTCcgggccagcgccatgctggagGCGTGTGGCTTCTACTGGGGGCCGTTGTCCGTCAGCACCGCCCACGAAAAGCTCCGGAGAGAGCCGGTGGGCACTTTCCTCCTTCGAGACAGCCGGCAGAAGAACTGCTTCTTCACCATCAGTGTTAAGATGGCCTCCGGGCCCACCAGCATCCGCGTCATCTTCCAGGCGGGCCGCTTTAGCCTGGACGGCAGCAAAGATGATTTTGACTGTCTCTTCAAGCTGCTGGAACATTACGTGACCTCGACCCGCAAAGTCCTGGTCACCCCCTTGCGCAAAGTCCGCATGCGCTCCTTGCAGGAACTGTGCCGCAAAAGCATCATGACCGCACTCGGCACTGAGAATCTAAGCCGGGTCCCCCTCAACCCGGTTTTAAAAGATTACTTGGCCTCTTTTCCATTTAAGTTATGA